The proteins below are encoded in one region of Pectinophora gossypiella chromosome 26, ilPecGoss1.1, whole genome shotgun sequence:
- the LOC126378282 gene encoding uncharacterized protein LOC126378282 — protein MYKRHLTSIPEKNESEEDARVNKWVPKKKHEVLKAKYKCLKKLFQIYDASVIGILPETYEQDDNYTNTQSVEERPHSRRKRRSHRTKTDACAGTTESSSGDVSVRSEDKEGSIASAVIRDLKVQCSCSTQITAEKSVKCSPLEVQPSSMCTDHEFNPGADMLQQLQHPVPYLCINEHRNKPTRFQLFLQRLFGLRREKPRNYVLPNGHIYAASDNNIAHDYCERRRRRGLRIRRFRKPKKIHSESALRDLKTPTILSCVQSVQRNCLIDRTPRQCPIVGCKMMFYGIINYNDHLNLCHFTDRKYVCHYCHEGFELEYDKTLHENEHLGISKLNQSQVHASATSTQRQSQRVSNTQTEPELKCDVPEEKLKKIVSFFDKLVDTEQMLSEFKKSRYSESNLHSLQDSSKAETETVTECGTVSSDKRTASCSELMPRKADKSKTTAFSDLTSKCSCSPVKCHICGEDFDYRRQLSLHVDVEHGVHEKFSKFHSCAGITDWRRRRSELVKAEAGKINVQSVREVRRVNTNSTLTPDTDASQVSGRKSVETLSCDPSTNIIYYESMETVKKPSIINNFVEKVKSGITSYRWEPGTTIIRV, from the exons ATGTATAAACGACATTTGACTAGTATTCCGGAGAAGAATGAGTCTGAAGAAGATGCTAGAGTGAATAAATGG gttcctaaaaaaaaacacgaagtGCTGAAGGCAAAATATAAATGCTTGAAGAAGTTATTTCAAATCTACGACGCTAGCGTGATCGGTATACTGCCGGAGACGTACGAGCAGGACGACAACTATACAAACACACAGAGCGTGGAAGAGAGACCGCACTCGAGGAGGAAACGACGCTCGCATCGCACCAAAACCGACGCTTGCGCAG GAACGACAGAATCTTCAAGCGGCGATGTTTCAGTCAGGTCTGAAGACAAGGAGGGGTCAATCGCCTCCGCTGTCATCAGAGACCTcaag GTCCAATGCTCGTGTTCGACGCAAATAACAGCGGAGAAGTCGGTGAAGTGCTCCCCCCTGGAGGTGCAGCCGTCTAGCATGTGCACGGACCATGAGTTCAATCCAGGAGCTGACATGCTGCAACAGCTGCAGCACCCTGTACCTTACCTGTGCATCAATGAGCACAGGAACAAGCCCACGAGGTTCCAGCTGTTCTTGCAGCG gtTATTCGGTCTAAGGAGAGAGAAGCCAAGGAACTATGTGTTACCGAATGGCCACATTTACGCCGCTAGTGATAATAATATCGCGCACGACTACTGCGAGAGAAGGCGCAG GCGGGGCCTGAGAATCCGGAGGTTCCGCAAGCCGAAGAAGATCCACTCTGAATCGGCTCTCAGAGACCTGAAGACTCCGACGATTCTGTCCTGCGTCCAATCCGTCCAGAGGAACTGTCTCATTGATAGGACGCCACGACAATGTCCTATCGTTGGTTGCAAGATGATGTTTTACG GTATAATCAACTACAACGACCACCTGAACCTCTGCCACTTCACGGATCGGAAGTACGTGTGCCACTACTGCCACGAGGGCTTCGAGCTGGAGTACGACAAGACCCTGCACGAGAACGAACACCTGGGGATCTCGAAGCTGAACCAGAGCCAAGTCCACGCCTCCGCGACATCCACGCAGAGGCAGTCTCAGAG GGTAAGCAACACCCAAACTGAACCGGAGTTGAAGTGTGACGTGCCCGAAGAGAAGTTGAAGAAGATAGTCTCCTTCTTCGACAAGCTGGTGGATACAGAACAGATGCTCAGCGAGTTCAAGAAGAGCCG GTACTCAGAATCGAATCTCCACTCGCTTCAAGACTCGTCTAAAGCGGAGACAGAGACGGTAACAGAATGCGGCACAGTCAGTTCTGACAAGCGCACAGCCAGTTGCAGCGAGCTGATGCCGCGGAAGGCGGACAAGAGCAAGACGACAGCGTTCTCAGACCTGACCTCCAAGTGTTCCTGCTCGCCTGTCAAATGCCACATCTGCGGCGAGGACTTCGATTACAG ACGTCAGCTGAGCCTCCACGTCGATGTGGAACACGGTGTCCATGAGAAATTCAGCAAGTTCCACAGCTGTGCCGGCATCACCGActggcggcgccggcgcagcgaATTG GTAAAGGCTGAGGCGGGCAAGATTAACGTACAGAGCGTAAGAGAAGTCAGGCGAGTGAACACCAATTCCACACTGACCCCAGACACCGACGCGTCGCAGGTTTCGGGACGCAAATCCGTGGAAACTTTGAGTTGTGATCCCTCCACCAACATAATCTATTACGAAAGCATGGAAACCGTTAAGAAACCGTCGATTATAAACAACTTTGTCGAGAAAGTAAAGAGCGGTATCACCAGTTACCGTTGGGAGCCAGGTACCACCATTATTCGCGTGTAA